The following nucleotide sequence is from Nitrospirota bacterium.
TCGGCCACGATCAGCAAGACCGTCAGGTACGCGACCAACCATCCGACCGAATACATGAAGCCGTCGTAGCCTTGAAACGCGATGATGCCCGCGATGCCCAGGAACGACGCCGCGCTCATGTAGTCCCCGGCCACCGCCACGCCGTTCTGCCAGCCTGTAATCCGTCTGTCCGCCGCGAAAAATGCGCTGGTGCCGCTGGAGCGCCCCGCCGCCCAGTACGTGACCCACAAGGTGAGCGCGATGAACCCCAGAAACATGGCGAGGGAGGTGGACATCAGCGCCCCTTTCGCCGGCCGAGTGCGGTGATGAGGTTTTGCGCCATCGCGTCGAAACGGCCCGCGGCGCGCAAATACCACGCGGCCAGGCCCCACGCCATGACAAACTGGGACAGCGCGAACAGATACGCCAGGTTCACCGCGCCCACGACCTTGATCTTCATCACGGCCGGCGCGTACCCGACCAACAGGGGCAACGCGAAATAGTATACGACGAAGAACAATGTTGCGGGCACGACGAACGCCCGCTTGGCGGCAATGAGCGCGCGAAAGTCCTCGCGCGCGGCCACGCGGTCCCAGTCCGCCACGTCCATCTCCTCGTCGGCCGTGCGTTCGTGCGGAGGCTTGGCTCCCGCTCTTCCCAGGGGTGCGATATCCGTCTCCGCGGCGACCGAGGGCGTGAAATCCCGATTCGGTGTCTTCTCTGAACGGTCGCGTTTACCTCTGCCGCGTCGTCCCATCCGCCCTCCTTCTGGACCTGATCGTCAGCCGTACGGCGGGCAGTGTAGCAGAAATCTCGACGAGCATCACCGGACACCGCACCGTCTCGGTTCGAGGTTCTCGTCCGCCTTGACTTCGGTTCGGTCGCGGTGGTATAGCGCCCTCGTT
It contains:
- a CDS encoding DUF485 domain-containing protein, which gives rise to MGRRGRGKRDRSEKTPNRDFTPSVAAETDIAPLGRAGAKPPHERTADEEMDVADWDRVAAREDFRALIAAKRAFVVPATLFFVVYYFALPLLVGYAPAVMKIKVVGAVNLAYLFALSQFVMAWGLAAWYLRAAGRFDAMAQNLITALGRRKGR